One Acidobacteriaceae bacterium genomic region harbors:
- a CDS encoding response regulator transcription factor → MRVLVIEDEVRLSENIAAALRESAGYAVDISRDGREALLLCEAASYDLVLLDLMLPGLRGQEVLRRIRSKGDNTPVLVITAMSETRNTIELLNLGADDYVTKPFDLGELIARARALVRRGKGIRQTTIEFGPIAVNLSEQTVLVDGKSVAVSPTEYRVLEYLLHRPKTVVSKQELLEHLYDFTWEHHSNVIEAHISNLRKKIRARTPEFTLETLRGRGYRLGALEMNP, encoded by the coding sequence GTGCGGGTTCTTGTGATTGAGGATGAGGTCCGGCTGTCAGAGAATATCGCCGCAGCTTTGCGCGAGAGCGCGGGTTATGCGGTCGATATCTCGCGAGACGGACGAGAGGCGCTGCTGTTGTGCGAAGCTGCGAGCTATGACCTGGTTCTGCTGGACCTGATGCTACCGGGACTTCGCGGCCAGGAAGTGTTGCGCCGGATTCGAAGCAAAGGCGACAACACTCCGGTCCTGGTGATTACAGCCATGTCCGAGACTCGAAACACGATTGAACTGCTGAATCTTGGGGCGGATGATTATGTCACCAAACCCTTCGATCTCGGCGAACTGATCGCGCGGGCACGAGCTCTGGTGCGGCGGGGCAAGGGGATTCGGCAGACCACAATCGAGTTTGGGCCGATTGCTGTGAATCTCAGCGAGCAAACTGTACTTGTCGACGGCAAGAGCGTCGCGGTATCACCAACTGAGTATCGAGTGCTGGAGTATCTTCTCCATCGCCCAAAGACAGTCGTCTCAAAGCAGGAACTGCTGGAACATCTTTATGACTTCACGTGGGAGCACCATTCGAATGTAATCGAGGCCCACATCTCCAACTTGCGCAAAAAGATTCGCGCGCGAACACCCGAGTTTACTTTGGAGACATTGAGGGGACGTGGGTACAGGCTTGGCGCGCTGGAGATGAATCCGTGA